A single Populus nigra chromosome 13, ddPopNigr1.1, whole genome shotgun sequence DNA region contains:
- the LOC133670978 gene encoding metacaspase-1-like isoform X1, producing the protein MMDTRSQCYRCGQRFSVPPNTATIMCPSCKFETKTQSFERLKSQDGGQISFRSFIKTARTKLSRSGTGSSKSNKSLNCKPSTLLFSESLSGLRPCRQRALLIGVTYKNSKHKLKGTIIDVKGFRGLLMDTFTFPEEGIRVLTEEEPEPDFVPTKKNIQNSFKWLVEDCMAGDSLVFYFSGHGVRQFDFDSDESDGFDEAICPVDFVEVGTITDDEIKSAIVRPLKKGVTLNAVVDACHSGTVLDLPYVYNRKAKKWEISNRLSEDEKHTDRGLAISIAACEDRQVAADTSSCIGKSSINGGAMTSVLIQIVKKNPTITYGKLLDSIHEDIEEANKEGCLPGILKRMLNNFLSQKPQLSASKEFNVNSRFLILQ; encoded by the exons ATGATGGATACTAGAAGCCAGTGCTATAGATGCGGGCAACGGTTCTCAGTACCACCAAATACTGCAACAATTATGTGCCCCAGTTGTAAGTTTGAAACTAAAACCCAATCATTTGAACGATTGAAGAGCCAAGATGGAGGTCAGATTTCCTTCAGAAGTTTCATTAAAACAGCAAGGACCAAGTTATCTCGCAGTGGCACTGGTAGCTCAAAATCTAACAAGTCATTGAATTGTAAACCCTCCACTTTGCTTTTCTCCGAATCTTTATCTGGCTTAAGACCATGCAGGCAGCGTGCACTACTTATCGGAGTGACTTATAAGAACTCGAAGCACAAGCTCAAGGGAACTATCATTGATGTGAAGGGTTTCAGAGGTTTGTTGATGGATACTTTTACGTTCCCGGAAGAGGGCATTCGTGTTCTCACAG AGGAGGAGCCGGAGCCAGATTTTGTCCCAACAAAGAAGAACATACAGAATTCCTTCAAATGGCTCGTGGAGGACTGCATGGCTGGTGATTCCTTGGTGTTCTACTTCTCAGGACACGGCGTAAGacaatttgattttgatagCGATGAGAGCGATGGGTTCGATGAAGCTATCTGCCCTGTTGATTTTGTGGAAGTAGGCACGATCacagatgatgaaattaagtcTGCCATTGTTAGGCCGCTCAAAAAGGGTGTTACGCTTAACGCAGTTGTGGATGCTTGTCATAGTGGAACTGTTCTTGATCTGCCATATGTGTATAACAGAAAAGC GAAAAAATGGGAAATCAGTAACCGTCTATCTGAAGATGAGAAACATACAGATCGTGGACTGGCAATTTCAATCGCTGCATGTGAAGATAGACAAGTTGCTGCAGATACTTCT TCTTGCATTGGAAAGTCATCGATAAATGGTGGTGCCATGACCAGCGTTTTGATACAAATTGTGAAGAAGAACCCTACAATAACATATGGTAAACTGCTAGACTCCATTCATGAGGACATTGAAGAGGCTAACAAAGAAGGATGTCTTCCTGGGATCTTAAAAAGAATGCTGAATAACTTTTTATCACAG AAGCCTCAACTTTCTGCTTCTAAGGAGTTCAACGTTAACAGCAGATTTCTTATTTTGCAATAA
- the LOC133670978 gene encoding metacaspase-1-like isoform X2 has translation MDTFTFPEEGIRVLTEEEPEPDFVPTKKNIQNSFKWLVEDCMAGDSLVFYFSGHGVRQFDFDSDESDGFDEAICPVDFVEVGTITDDEIKSAIVRPLKKGVTLNAVVDACHSGTVLDLPYVYNRKAKKWEISNRLSEDEKHTDRGLAISIAACEDRQVAADTSSCIGKSSINGGAMTSVLIQIVKKNPTITYGKLLDSIHEDIEEANKEGCLPGILKRMLNNFLSQKPQLSASKEFNVNSRFLILQ, from the exons ATGGATACTTTTACGTTCCCGGAAGAGGGCATTCGTGTTCTCACAG AGGAGGAGCCGGAGCCAGATTTTGTCCCAACAAAGAAGAACATACAGAATTCCTTCAAATGGCTCGTGGAGGACTGCATGGCTGGTGATTCCTTGGTGTTCTACTTCTCAGGACACGGCGTAAGacaatttgattttgatagCGATGAGAGCGATGGGTTCGATGAAGCTATCTGCCCTGTTGATTTTGTGGAAGTAGGCACGATCacagatgatgaaattaagtcTGCCATTGTTAGGCCGCTCAAAAAGGGTGTTACGCTTAACGCAGTTGTGGATGCTTGTCATAGTGGAACTGTTCTTGATCTGCCATATGTGTATAACAGAAAAGC GAAAAAATGGGAAATCAGTAACCGTCTATCTGAAGATGAGAAACATACAGATCGTGGACTGGCAATTTCAATCGCTGCATGTGAAGATAGACAAGTTGCTGCAGATACTTCT TCTTGCATTGGAAAGTCATCGATAAATGGTGGTGCCATGACCAGCGTTTTGATACAAATTGTGAAGAAGAACCCTACAATAACATATGGTAAACTGCTAGACTCCATTCATGAGGACATTGAAGAGGCTAACAAAGAAGGATGTCTTCCTGGGATCTTAAAAAGAATGCTGAATAACTTTTTATCACAG AAGCCTCAACTTTCTGCTTCTAAGGAGTTCAACGTTAACAGCAGATTTCTTATTTTGCAATAA